The DNA window CTACTCTGAAGAACTATATCACTGAGAGCGGCAAAATCGTTCCAAGCCGTATCACTGGTACCAGTGCAAAATATCAGCGCCAACTGGCTCGTGCTATCAAGCGTGCTCGTTATCTTTCTCTGCTGCCATACACTGATCTGCATCAG is part of the Shewanella cyperi genome and encodes:
- the rpsR gene encoding 30S ribosomal protein S18, which gives rise to MARYFRRRKFCRFTAEGVAEIDYKDIATLKNYITESGKIVPSRITGTSAKYQRQLARAIKRARYLSLLPYTDLHQ